The following is a genomic window from Streptomyces lincolnensis.
GGAGCCGTAGCCGATCATCCGGACCTGGGTCTCCTTCTGGATCATCTTCGGCGTCGTACCGGAGGAGATCAGGGAGTGGAAGCCGGACAGGGCGCCGCAGGCGATGGTGATGAAGACGAACGGGAAGAGCGAGCCCGCGAACACCGGGCCGTCGCCGCGTGAGGCGAAGTCCGTGACCGGGTCCATCTTCAGCGTCGGCAGGGCGATGACGACACCGAGGGCGAGCAGGATGATCGTGCCGATCTTCATGAAGGTGGAGAGGTAGTCGCGGGGCGCGAGCAGCATCCACACCGGCAGGATCGAGGCGATGAAGCCGTACGCCACCAGCCAGATGACCAGGGTGGAGGGCGCGAGCGTGAAGGTGTCGGCCCACGAGGACTCGGCCACCCAGCGGCCCGAGACCAGGGCGAGCAGCAGCAGCGCCACGCCGATCAGCGAGACCTCGCTGACCCGGCCGGGGCGCAGGACCCGCAGGTAGAAGCCCATCAGCAGGGCGATCGGGATCGTCATCGCGATGGAGAAGGTGCCCCACGGCGAGGCCGCGAGCGCGTTGACGATGACCAGGGCCAGCACGCCCAGCAGGATGATCATGATGGCGAAGGCGGCGAGCAGGGCCGCCGCTCCGCCGAACGGGCCGATCTCCTCGCGGGCCATCTGGCCCAGCGACCGGCCGTCCCGGCGCGTGGAGAAGAACAGCACCACCATGTCCTGGACCGCGCCCGCGAAGATGACGCCGACGATGATCCAGATCGTGCCCGGCAGATAGCCCATCTGCGCGGCCAGCACCGGCCCGACCAGCGGTCCGGCCCCGGCGATCGCGGCGAAGTGGTGGCCGAGCAGCACACGCCGGTCGGTGGGGTGGAAGTCGATGCCGTTGTCGAGGCGTTCGGCCGGGGTGGCCCTGGTCGCGTCGACCTTCAGCACCTTGTGGGCGATGAACTTCGAGTAGAAGCGGTAGCCGATCGCGTACGAGCCGAGGGCGGCCGCGACCATCCACGCTGCCGAGACCTCCTCGCCCCGGGACAGCGCGAGAACCGACCAGCCGGCGGCTCCGATCAGCGCGACGAGGCTCCAGACGACGATGGTTCGGACGTTCGCGGTACGCACAGCGCGGTCCTCCCGTCCATACGGAGACGGGAGGACCGTAGAGCAGGATGTGCGGTTGCGCTACACCGCGGTAGCGCTCCGCTGGGAGGGCCGCGAAGTGCCGTCCGGCGGCTGCGGCGCCGTCGTGGCTGGTCGCGCCCACGCGGCGGAGCCGCATATCGGCACAGACCGCGCCCCTTGGGTGTGCCTCAGTCCACGGGCCTTTTCAAGCGCGCCACGAACTTGTACCTGTCTCCCCGGTACACCGAGCGCACCCACTCCACCGGTCCGCCGTCGCGGTCCAGGGAGTGGCGGGAGAGCATCAGCATCGGCAGGCCGACGTCGGTGCCGAGGAGGCCGGCCTCGCGGGGGGTGGCCAGGGAGGTCTCGATGGTCTCCTCGGCCTCGGCGAGGTGGACGTCGTAGACCTCGGCCAACGCCGTGTAGAGGGACGTGTACTTGACCAGCGATCTGCGCAGGGCGGGGAAGCGCTTGGCGGAGAGGTGGGTGGTCTCGATGGCCATGGGCTCGCCGTTGGCCATGCGCAGGCGTTCGATGCGCAGCACCCGCCCGCCGGCCGTGATGTCGAGGAGCTCGGCGAGGCGGTCGTCGGCGGTGACGTAGCCGATGTCCAGCAGCTGCGAGGTGGGTTCGAGACCCTGGGCGCGCATGTCCTCGGTGTACGAGGTGAGTTGGAGGGCCTGCGAGACCTTCGGCTTGGCGACGAAGGTGCCCTTGCCCTGGATGCGCTCCAGCCGCCCCTCGACCACCAGCTCCTGAAGGGCCTGGCGCACGGTGGTGCGCGAGGTGTCGAACTCGGCGGCGAGCGTGCGCTCGGGCGGTACCGGCGTGCCCGGGGACTGCGTCTCCGTCATGTCGAGCAGGTGCTTCTTCAGGCGGTAGTACTTGGGCACGCGCGCGGTACGGACACTCGCCCCACCCTCGTTCTCCGCACTGCTGACGTCGGTGCTCATGCTCTGCCTTCCCGGCTCCGGACGCGGATCACGTCGTGATCCCTTCTGTATACCGTCGCCACCACTTCTGGTCTAGTCCACCGAGGTAAGTGGTCTAGCGGACGAGAGTACTCCGGCTGCGCGGTTTTCGCTGGCTTCTTACTTAAAGGTTCCTGCATATGTAGCTCGTATAACGGCTGGTCAGAGCCGTTCCAGCACTCTTGACAGGTGTATTGGCCTGGTCCAAGCTCCGGGTACTGGTCTACACCATTGGTCCAGGTCCCGGCTCCATGGGCGGGGGGTGTGGGCATCCCTGAGGAGGGTGGCGTGAAGCGCAAGCTGGCAGCCGCGATCGGTATCGCGGGCATGATGGTCTCCATCGCGGCGTGCGGGGGCGACGGCGGCGACGGCGGCTCGGACAAGAGCGGTGCGGACGCCAAGGAGCTGACGGTCTGGCTCACGGTCGACGCGCAGAACAACTGGCCGGAGCTGGTCAAGGCCGCCGACGCGGCGGTGACGAAGAAGCACCCCGGCATCAAGATCAACCACGAGTACTACGGCTGGCCCGACAAGAACGCCAAGCTCGACGCCGTCCTGGCCACCGACAAGGCCCCCGACGTGGTCGAGATGGGCAACACCGAGATGCTCGGCTACATGGTCAAGGGCGCCTTCGCCCCCCTCGACGCCGGACAGTTCGACAACTCCGCCGCCTGGCTCGACGGCCTCAAGGCCTCGGTCACCTACGAGGGCAAGACCTACGGCGTCCCCTACTACGCCGGCGGCCGCGTCGCCAACTGGCGCAAGGACGTCTTCGCCTCGGCCGGCGTCAAGTCCGCCCCGAAGACCTACGGCGAACTGACCTCCGCCCTGGACAAGGTCCAGAAGGAGGAGGGCGACAAGTTCAGCGCCTGGTACCAGCCCACCCGTGACTGGTACGCCGCCATGTCCTTCGTCTACGACGCCGGCGGCTCCATCGCCGTGGAGTCCGGCGGTCAGTGGAAGGGCAACCTCTCCTCGCCCGAGTCCGTCAAGGGCCTGAAGGAGTTCCAGAAGGTCGTCGACACCTACATGCACGGCGACAAGACC
Proteins encoded in this region:
- a CDS encoding carbon starvation CstA family protein, yielding MRTANVRTIVVWSLVALIGAAGWSVLALSRGEEVSAAWMVAAALGSYAIGYRFYSKFIAHKVLKVDATRATPAERLDNGIDFHPTDRRVLLGHHFAAIAGAGPLVGPVLAAQMGYLPGTIWIIVGVIFAGAVQDMVVLFFSTRRDGRSLGQMAREEIGPFGGAAALLAAFAIMIILLGVLALVIVNALAASPWGTFSIAMTIPIALLMGFYLRVLRPGRVSEVSLIGVALLLLALVSGRWVAESSWADTFTLAPSTLVIWLVAYGFIASILPVWMLLAPRDYLSTFMKIGTIILLALGVVIALPTLKMDPVTDFASRGDGPVFAGSLFPFVFITIACGALSGFHSLISSGTTPKMIQKETQVRMIGYGSMLMESSVAIMALVAASIIDPGLYFAMNAPAGAIGTTVESASQVVTGWGYSITPGELAQAAKNVEEATLLSRTGGAPTLAVGVSEIFSEVTGGSLKAFWYHFAIMFEALFILTALDAGTRVGRFMLQDMLGNVYQPFRNVSWKPGLVVTSAAVCALWGYFLWVGVHEPLGGINQLFPIFGISNQLLAAVALAVCTTLLVKSGRLKWAWITGIPLAWDATVTLTASWQKVFSSDPKVGFFKQRSVFQDAIDRGEVLPPAKTMDDMHTVVTNSTVDGVLSAVLALLIVVVIADAARVCVRHVRRPALSTLSETPYVESRIVAPAGLFPTGKEK
- a CDS encoding GntR family transcriptional regulator encodes the protein MSTDVSSAENEGGASVRTARVPKYYRLKKHLLDMTETQSPGTPVPPERTLAAEFDTSRTTVRQALQELVVEGRLERIQGKGTFVAKPKVSQALQLTSYTEDMRAQGLEPTSQLLDIGYVTADDRLAELLDITAGGRVLRIERLRMANGEPMAIETTHLSAKRFPALRRSLVKYTSLYTALAEVYDVHLAEAEETIETSLATPREAGLLGTDVGLPMLMLSRHSLDRDGGPVEWVRSVYRGDRYKFVARLKRPVD
- a CDS encoding extracellular solute-binding protein, which gives rise to MKRKLAAAIGIAGMMVSIAACGGDGGDGGSDKSGADAKELTVWLTVDAQNNWPELVKAADAAVTKKHPGIKINHEYYGWPDKNAKLDAVLATDKAPDVVEMGNTEMLGYMVKGAFAPLDAGQFDNSAAWLDGLKASVTYEGKTYGVPYYAGGRVANWRKDVFASAGVKSAPKTYGELTSALDKVQKEEGDKFSAWYQPTRDWYAAMSFVYDAGGSIAVESGGQWKGNLSSPESVKGLKEFQKVVDTYMHGDKTKDESDRYIVYGQGKSGMIFAPAWEGATAAAKENDKTGKLEGNVENFVMPGPSGKNLPVFLGGSDLAVPVKSDAQAVAAEWINAFTGSSGQKGLIAKGNLPNNKTDLATLKNDPATAVPATAAESNWFVPMAPGWGQVEKAQVLQTMLQSIGTGKKSVEAAAKEADAAIDKVINTK